In the genome of Staphylococcus durrellii, one region contains:
- the rpoZ gene encoding DNA-directed RNA polymerase subunit omega, with protein MLYPPLNQLTAKINSKYLIATTAAKRARELEDVEDTELLERYSSKKSVGRALEEIAEGKVYPDGLQN; from the coding sequence ATGCTATACCCACCATTAAATCAATTAACTGCTAAAATTAACTCTAAATACCTAATCGCTACAACTGCTGCTAAACGTGCGCGTGAATTAGAAGATGTAGAAGATACAGAATTACTTGAACGTTACAGTTCAAAAAAATCTGTCGGCAGAGCGTTAGAAGAAATCGCCGAAGGTAAAGTATACCCAGACGGCTTACAAAACTAA
- the coaBC gene encoding bifunctional phosphopantothenoylcysteine decarboxylase/phosphopantothenate--cysteine ligase CoaBC: MKNILLAVTGGIAAYKAIDLTSKLSQAGYDVRVMLTDNAQEFVTPLSFQAISRNPVYTNTFFEQNPQEIQHVALGDWADIIIIAPATANTIAKLSNGIADDMVTSTLLATETPKFIAPAMNVHMYENKRTQHNMATLNEDGYHFIEPGEGYLACGYVAKGRMEEPLQILTKIEQFINNEQLETEIEHSTFNGKNALVTAGPTIEVLDPVRYLSNRSSGKIGYALAESLAKRGANVTLVSGPTHLPHPKHKNIKLVKVQSAEEMFRAVSSRYDQLDIVFKAAAVSDYTPSETLNHKLKKQDGELSVTFKRTPDILKYLGEHKTHQYLVGFAAETQNIDDYAQQKLAKKNADVVIANNVGDQSIGFSSDDNDYTMHFATTDAVRLGKDTKLALADKILNELEARWQ; the protein is encoded by the coding sequence ATGAAAAATATATTATTAGCAGTTACTGGTGGAATCGCAGCCTACAAAGCAATAGATTTAACTAGTAAATTGTCTCAAGCTGGTTATGATGTGCGTGTCATGTTAACAGACAATGCCCAAGAATTTGTTACTCCTTTATCATTCCAAGCCATTAGTAGAAACCCCGTTTACACAAACACGTTTTTTGAACAAAATCCACAAGAAATACAACACGTGGCACTTGGAGACTGGGCGGATATCATTATTATAGCACCAGCAACAGCTAACACTATTGCTAAATTAAGTAATGGTATAGCTGATGACATGGTTACATCGACTTTATTAGCTACGGAGACGCCTAAATTTATTGCACCTGCCATGAATGTTCACATGTACGAAAATAAAAGAACGCAACATAATATGGCGACGTTAAATGAAGATGGATATCATTTTATTGAACCAGGTGAGGGATATTTAGCATGTGGTTACGTCGCTAAAGGAAGAATGGAAGAACCATTACAAATATTAACTAAAATAGAACAATTTATTAATAATGAGCAATTAGAAACTGAAATCGAACACAGTACATTTAATGGTAAAAATGCTTTAGTTACTGCTGGGCCAACGATTGAAGTGCTTGATCCGGTACGGTATTTATCAAACCGTTCTTCAGGTAAGATAGGTTATGCTTTAGCAGAGTCTTTAGCTAAACGTGGTGCTAACGTGACACTCGTCAGTGGGCCTACACATTTACCTCATCCAAAGCACAAAAATATTAAATTAGTCAAAGTGCAAAGTGCAGAAGAAATGTTCAGAGCTGTTTCCTCGAGATATGACCAATTAGATATTGTATTTAAGGCAGCAGCAGTTTCTGATTATACACCTAGTGAAACATTGAATCATAAGTTAAAGAAACAAGATGGTGAATTATCGGTAACATTCAAACGGACACCTGATATTTTAAAATATTTAGGAGAGCATAAAACGCATCAATATTTAGTTGGTTTTGCGGCAGAAACTCAAAATATCGATGACTATGCACAACAAAAATTAGCCAAGAAAAATGCTGACGTAGTGATTGCTAATAATGTGGGGGACCAATCCATTGGATTCAGTTCGGATGATAATGACTACACGATGCATTTCGCTACGACAGATGCTGTGCGATTGGGTAAAGATACTAAGCTGGCGCTCGCTGACAAAATATTAAATGAACTAGAAGCAAGGTGGCAATAA
- the gmk gene encoding guanylate kinase, producing MDNEKGLLIVLSGPSGVGKGTVRKKIFDDPSTSYKYSISMTTREMRVGEVDGVDYFFKSKAEFEELIKQDQFIEYAEYVGNYYGTPVQYVKDTMDQGYDVFLEIEVEGAKQVRKKFPDALFIFLAPPSLDHLRERLIGRGTESDEKIQSRVKEARNEVEMMNLYDYVVVNDEVDLAKQRIQSIVEAEHLKRERIEARYRKMILEAKK from the coding sequence ATGGATAATGAGAAAGGTTTGTTGATAGTACTATCTGGACCATCTGGCGTTGGTAAAGGTACAGTTAGAAAGAAAATATTCGATGATCCATCTACATCTTACAAATATTCTATATCAATGACTACACGTGAAATGCGTGTTGGAGAAGTTGATGGTGTTGATTACTTTTTCAAATCTAAAGCTGAATTTGAAGAGTTAATTAAACAAGATCAATTTATAGAATATGCTGAGTATGTAGGAAACTATTACGGGACTCCTGTTCAGTATGTTAAAGATACTATGGATCAAGGATATGATGTATTTTTAGAAATTGAAGTTGAAGGAGCCAAACAAGTACGTAAAAAATTTCCTGATGCTCTATTTATATTTCTCGCTCCACCAAGTTTGGACCATTTACGTGAACGGTTAATCGGTCGTGGTACTGAATCTGATGAAAAAATTCAAAGTCGAGTAAAAGAGGCAAGAAACGAAGTCGAAATGATGAATTTATATGATTACGTAGTTGTTAATGATGAAGTTGATTTAGCAAAACAACGTATTCAATCTATCGTAGAAGCGGAACATTTAAAAAGAGAACGCATAGAAGCAAGATATAGAAAAATGATATTGGAGGCAAAAAAATAA